GTACATAAATGAATGAACCTCCAGACCACACGGCTGAATTAAGAGCTGCAAATTTATTATCAGTTGGCGGAATCACTGTGCCAAAGTGCTTGCGGAAAATCTCTTCGTCTTCCTTTAAAGCAGTGTCAGTATCTTTAAAGATAACACCAAGTTCTTCAAGATCTTCCTGCATATTGTGATACACAACTTCGGATTCATACTGAGCTGAAACGCCTGCAAGGTATTTTTGCTCAGCTTCTGGAATACCTAATTTATCGAACGTGTTTTTAATTTCTTCTGGCACTTCATCCCAAGAACGTTCGGATTTCTCAGATGGCTTAACATAGTACGTAATATCATCAAAATTTAATTCTGCCAAATTCCCACCCCATTGTGGCATTGGCATTTTATAAAACTGTTCTAGTGATTTTAAACGGAAGTCTAACATCCATTGAGGTTCATCCTTCATACGAGAAATTTCCTCAACGATTTCACGGGTTAATCCTTTTTTCGAACGGAATATCGAGACGTCTTTATCAGAAAAACCGTACTGATATTCACTGATTTCTGGCATTTCTTTTGCCATGTGAAACCCTCCTTATAGATTGGGAACAGGTAAACTGTTCTTCAATTGAATTCTTACTTAACTAAACATGTCACTCGTTTCACGACGGCAGGGACTTAAAAGGTTATAGTCTCTATTTTACAACACACACATAGTAAAAACCAAGGGGACTGGCTGATTTATTCCGTCTCGTCTTGTTCCTCTTCCTCTAAACCTTTTTCCATCGCTTTCCACGCTAACGTGGCACATTTAATTCGTGCAGGAAATTTCGCCACTCCTTGTAAGGCTTCAATATCTCCTAAATCAAAATGACCTTCATCGTACTCTTCTCCAAGCATCATTTTTGAAAAGATAGCGGACATTTGGAGTGCCTCGTCAACAGGAAGACCTTTTACAGCTTGGGTCATCATAGACGCTGAGGAAAGACTGATTGAGCAGCCTTCACCAACAAACTTCGCATCTTCTATTTTCCCTTCGTTCACTTGCATCTGTAGTTGAATACGATCACCACAGGTGGGATTGTTCATATTCACTTTCAAGGAGTCACCCTCAAGCTCTCCACGATTTCGAGGGTTTTTGTAATGATCCATAATCACTTGACGATACAGTGTGTCTAGTTGATTACCTAAAGACATCTCCAAAATACTCCTTTGTTTTTATTAATGCTTTAACAAAAGCATCCACATCTTGTTTAGTATTATAAAGATAAAAGCTGGCTCTTGCAGTTGCTGTAACATCTAACCATCTCATAAGCGGCTGAGCGCAATGGTGACCGGCTCTTACAGCAACCCCTTCAGCATCTAAGACGGTTGCAACGTCATGGGGATGGACATCATCACAGTTAAACGTGACAACACCTGCCCGTTTTTTAGGACCATAGACAGTGATGCCATCTATTTTATCCAGCTCACTTATAGCATACGATGCCAACTCTTGTTCATGCTTTTTAATATTATCCAAACCGATTGTGTCTAGAAATTTGATCGCCTCAGCAAGACCGATGGCCCCTGCAATAATTGGGGTTCCACCTTCAAACTTCCAAGGAAGTTCTTTCCAAGTAGATTCATATAGATCAACAAAATCAATCATTTCACCACCGAATTCTACTGGTTCCATATTTTTCAAAAGATGTTTTTTACCGTAGAGAACACCGATACCAGTCGGTCCACACATCTTATGCCCTGAAAAAGCGTAAAAGTCCACATCTAAATCTTGGACATCCACATTCATATGCGGAACAGCTTGTGCACCATCCACCATAATAACAGCACCTGATTTATGAGCAATATCAGCTATCTCTTTAATCGGATTAATTGTTCCCAGTACGTTTGAGACATGGACAACAGATACAATCTTTGTTTTATCTGTGATGGTTTCTTCCACTTTATCAAGTGAAAGCGTTCCATCTTCTTCTAATGGGATATATTTTAACGTAGCTCCTGTTGCTTTAGCTAGTTGCTGCCAAGGAATGATATTACTATGGTGCTCCATCGGTGTAATGACAATCTCATCATCAGGACCAACGTTTGCTCGCCCGTAACTTGCAGCCACAGTGTTAATGGCTGTTGTCGTTCCTCTTAGAAATATCACTTGCTCAACGCTCTTCGCATTAATAAACTTACGTACCGTCTCACGAGCCCCTTCGTAGCCATCGGTAGCCAGTGAGCCGAGAGTATGAACCCCTCGGTGCACGTTTGAATTATACGCATTATAATAATGATTCACCGCCTCAATAACCTGTTTCGGTTTTTGAGACGTGGCGGCGCTGTCCAAATAAACAAGCGGATGACCATTAACTTCTTGCTGAAGAATCGGGAATTGTTCACGAATGGCTTGAATATCCATTAATAAACTTTCCTTTCGATCACATCATATAGCTGTTCTTTAACTGATTCAATCGGTAAGTCACCGACGACAGGCTCTAAGAAACCATGAATAATAAGACGTTCGGCCTCTTTTCGAGAAAGTCCACGGCTCATGAGGTAGAACATTTGTAAAGGATCTATCTTTCCTACGGAAGCCGCATGCCCTGCTGTTACATCATCTTCATCAATAAGAAGAATTGGGTTGGCGTCACCTCTTGCTTTTTCACTAAGCATTAGAACACGCTCTGTCTGTTCACCATTCGCTTTTGTCGCACCATGTTCAATTTTGGAAACGCCATTAAATATTGACGTAGCGGCATCTTTCATAACGCCGTGCTTTAAAATTTGTCCATCAGAATTTTTTCCGAAATGGATAATATTTGTGGTGAAGTTTTGAGTTTGCTTCCCACGTCCAATGGACACCGTCTTCGTATCACCATAAGACCCCTCACCAACGAGGTACGTAGTGTTCTCAGATACAGTGTTCCCATCATTCATTTGCCCGAGCGCCCAGTATAACTGTGCATCTCTACCAGTAACTTGGCCACGACGATTGACATAAGTTGTCACTGTTTCAGTTAAATTATCTACTGCCCCATAACGAACGACCGCTCCGTTCTCAACGTACACTTCAGACACGATGTTAGCAACTGCTTCAGTTGAAGAACCTTCGGATAAATAGTTCTCAACATATGTCACACTACTGTTTTCATCTGCCACAATGAGGACATGATTAAATAATCCGAAATTCCCTTCGTGTGAGTACACTGCTTGGAGAGGCAATTCAACTTCCACATTTTTAGGGACGTAAACAAAAATACCACCGTTGACCAATGCCGCATGAAAGGCTGTTAAGCGGTTTTCATCTAAAGAAATAGCGTCCTTCATAAAATATTTCTTTACAAGCTCTTCATGTTCGTTCAAGGCCGTTTTTAAATCTGTAAAAATAACACCTTTACTATTTAAATCATCGTGAAGGGCTTTATAGGTTGTTACACCATTTTTTTGTGCAAGTAGGTTCTGAATGTCTTTTTCATTCCCAATTAAAGAGCGGACACCTTCTGATAATAGGGAGAAGCTATTACTTTCTTCAACTTTTGCATCAAAATCAAATGATGTGAAATTCCATTTCGTAATTTTTGTTTTATCTGGTTTTGGCAATTCAAGGTTTAAAGCTTTATCTAAAGACGTTAGACGAAGGTCAGAGAACCATTGAGGTTCATTGCGGTCCTTAGAGAAGCTTGTGATATCTTGTTGATTTACTGGAAACGTTATTTCCGTCGTCATCTTCATTCCTCCTCCTTTGACCGGTCTTATTCTTGACCTACTGTTTCATCTTCAATTCCAAGCTCTTCTTTAATCCAGTCATAGCCTTGTTCTTCAAGCTTGTGTGCAAGCTCAGGACCACCAGATTTCACGATGCGTCCTTGCATCATAACGTGTACGAAGTCCGGTTTAATATAGTTTAATAGGCGCTGATAGTGGGTAATGATTAAACAGCCGAACTCTTCACTGCGTAGTTCATTAATTCCTTTAGCAACAACTTTAAGGGCATCAATATCCAACCCTGAATCAATTTCGTCAAGGATCGCAATTTTCGGTTGAAGCATAAGTAATTGCAAGATTTCATTACGTTTTTTCTCCCCACCAGAAAACCCTTCGTTTAGATAACGATGTTGAAATGATTCGTCAATTTCTAATGTCCCCATCTTCTCATCCATTTGGCGAATAAACTTCATTAAAGAGACTTCATCGCCTTCTTCACGTCCAGAGTTCATGGCAGAACGAATAAAATCAGCATTCGTGACACCAGACACTTCACTAGGATATTGCATCGCAAGGAACAAGCCTGCTCGTGCACGCTCATCTACTTCCATTTCAAATAGGTCTTCCCCCATTAGGGTTGCTTTTCCTTCAGTTACTTCGTATTTAGGATGGCCCATAAGTGCGGAAGCGAGTGTTGATTTACCTGTTCCATTCGGTCCCATAATAGCGTGAATTTCGCCACCGTTCACCTCAATACCAAAGCCTTTTAAAATTTCTTTATCTTCAATTGATACATGAAGATCTTCTACTGTTAAATTTGGTTTCGTCATGATAAGTACCTCCATTTATTTTTTGAAAGTTTGTTTTAAAACATGTTAAGATGAGAAATGAAAGATTACAACACATTCTCACTTTATTCTCATTACAATCTTATATCAAATGAAAAAGCAGTTCAAGGGAAAAGCTCAATTCTTTTCATGTTTCTTTCATAAAATATCCAATAGAGAACTTCTTATACAAAAACTGTTACTATACGCTTTCTAAATCTCACCTTTTATGTTTCAAGACTAGCTTTTTGGTTCATATTAAAAATAGTTTTTTAATTTTTTGCTTTTAAATAAAACATTAAAGTCCCTTAAGTTTCATAAATCATTCTCAATTAGATACCCTTATTTTATATCTAATTGAGAATGATTTTTAATTAGATAAAATAGCCTGGGAGGATAAAATCCTCTCAGGCTATTAATGAGTCGTATGTTGTTTCACGTAAAAGCTTAGACAACGGGACATAGAAGCAAGACGATCACTTAATTAACAAAAGGTGTTACTTTTAAAGATGTGCTAATTCTTTAACTATTTTCATGCTTTTTTGATAATCTTTTTCCCGTTTTCTTTCAATCTTCAAGAGGTTATCTAGGTCTTGATTATATTCTTCGTAACTCATCCCATAACTTTGATACAAAGCTCTTTCCATTTCAGCGGTATGCTTCATTTGAGATAGTAAAATAATAAATCACATTCCTTTCAGAATATAGAGGAACCGATATGATCTTTTAACCAGTCGCCCCTCTCGCTACATGATTTATTTTAGCACTCCCGCTTTCACATCCCAACTCGTAAATAATGTTAAATTTTCTGACAATTAAGCGTGTGGTCGTGTCAAGAAATCTTACCATCATTTGAGTTATAATCTCTACTTCATCCGTGAATTTACTCTACATTTCAATCATCTGTTACAGACTATGAGAACATGTCACCTGACAACTCTTGAATGGCTTCTTCAACTAAAGTGACTCCTTGGCTCAAAGCTGCCCCTCCACCAAATGCACCTGTTACAGCTACCGTTTCTAATATTTCCTCTCGACTGGCCCCTTGGTCTAGGCAACCTTTCACATGATAAATAATACAATACTCATCTTGAGCATTGATACTGATTCCCAATGCTATCAGCTGTTTCTCTTTTTGAGATAATACCCCTTCAGCAAAACAAGCCTCAGTAAATGTATGATATTTATGGGCAATATCTGGCATTTGCTCTGAAAAATAGCCCATTCCTTCTTTATAATGATGTAAAGCTGCTTCAATTGAAGAATTGTACTCATTTTCCATTTCCATACATCGTTCACTCCTTCGTAAGTTATACCGTTAGCTTCTCCGAAAAGAACGTCTCCTATGTCAGTTAAATGCAGTTCCTTCATTATATTAACAAGGAGTGTTGTGAACGAAATCAAAAATTTATTTGACCATTTATTAGGCGTATATAAAACGAAACTTCAATCAGAGGGTGTTTTCGTTATTCCCCCACTGAGTGATTGAAAATAGAGTTACCTCTCTTCTCTACTTGACACAGGAAGTTTACGGACACTTATCTGAGATAAAAAGCACCACGATTCAATGATAAATACTATCCATTGAGAAAATAAGGTATTATGTTTTGTTAAAATCCCGCCTCTCCTTTAAAAAAAGAAAGTGATTTTTGGATATAAAGCTCAGGATGACCAATACATAGTTCACCATGATCGAAGCCTTGAAAAACCTTTACCTGTGTAGAAGGGAGGATTTTTGAAATAGCTTCAGCGGATTTTTTTAAGAAGAATGTTTCCTTGGAACCGTACCAGTAGGTGATTTTTGTTTTTGTATTTTTGATGGCCGATGACAATCTATAGGTAAAAGCGGATGACTGAACATTTTTACAAGTAGTGTCCGACATCCGGGCGCATGTGTTGAAGACTTCCTCAGCCATTAATTTAGGGTAAAACATTTTACGCATTCTCTTGACCATTTGACGATTACCGTTTCTCATTCGCTTGTTTTGCCTTAATCTGATCTTAGTTGCCAAGCTGAGCATGACTTTATTCATTGGCACAAGAGGTCCCCCATCGATGATCGCTTTTTCAACATTGATCTTGTTTTGTGCAAGAATTTCAACAGTGATGGTCGCTCCAAGCGATGTGCCACAAATAGCGAATATATTGGAATGAAACATGTTCTCGATGTAATTAATGATAGCTTTAGCTGATCGTTCAACAGAAATGAAATCAGATTCATTTTCCTCATCGTGACCGTCCAATACTGGCACCACTACAAAATAAGAATGACGAAAGCTTTCGATTTGTGGCAACCACATTCTCCACGAAATACCGTAACCATGGATTAACACCACAACGGGTTTTTTCTTTTCTCCAAATGTGAGGTAACGCATGTTCACTCTCTCCTTAGTTTAAGAGGATGTTTTAAAAAACTCGCGTGTTTTTTCAATATGAAGATCAGGGTTTCCGATACATAATTCACCGTGCCCATATCCTTGAAACACGTCTATTCTCGTATTCTTTACTGCTTTCACCATCTGTTTGGCCATCCGTTTACATATAAAGGCTTCTTTTGAGCCATACCAATAAGCTATTTTTGTGTTTATATCAAGTGCTTGTGGTATAGAATGATTATGGCAGGATCGTTGAACATTTTTCATGGTCTCGTCTGACATTCGACGACAAATGTGAAAAGCATGATCAGCTATTCCTTCCGGGTAAAAGCTAAATTTTTTTCGATATATATTTTCTCCCGCTCGCATTTTTTTGAATAGCCGCCTCATTAAAAGTGTCGTTGTAAAGTAAAGAATTTTATTCGTCTTAGCCACAGGAGCACCGTCGATAATTGCCTTTTCAACGATAATACGTTTTTGTACAAGAATATGAGCGGCAATCGCTCCCCCGAGTGATACACCACATAAGGCGAAAATTCTCGCCTCATGATAGTTTTCAATGTATCCTATCAGCTTATCTGCTGCCTCCTCAATAGAATGAAAACTTGCATCACTTTCTTCATCATGACCGTCCAATACAGGTACGATAACGTAGTACGTTTTACTAAACACCTTTATATGTGGTAACCACATCTTCCATGAAACAAACCCTCCATGAATTAAAAAAATAACTGGGTTGCTTTTATCCCCAAATTTTTCAAAACGCATAATTAATCCTCCCTAATCGCATGATTGTTCTATATGTTTAGTAACGCTTTTCAGTGGATAGGTGCATCACACTAAGTATGTCAGCATCCGCTGTGCCTCATCTCGACACCTTCTCTTCAAATTTAGCCTTATCACTCGCTTCCATTTGAAGCAAATATTCTTTTTTATAGACACTGATCTTGAAGAAATCGATGACGTCAACAATTTCTTGATAGATTTCCTCAAGAGATTGTTGACCGTTCCCCATTTCTCTCCAAATTCCTTCGAAGCACCAGTTAATCATTTTATCCACTTTTTTAATATCAGTGCCTTCTTTAAATTTCTTGTGATCGATGCAGCTATATAGTTTTCGATAGACACAAACTTCTTTTTCTTTGTTAATATTAGCGATTGCGGTTAGTAACTCCGGATGCTGTTCTTCATTTACCTTAACGAAGAACTGGTATAAATTTGGGTACTTCTTTTGTAATTCCATTTGCAGTTGAAGGCTTGTCTTTAATATGACAAAGTAATCCTCCTCTTCATAATTAAAAAGGGAATCCACTTTTTCCTCTATATGTTTCAACGCATACTTATACAAAAACAAATAAAGCGACTTCTTGTTTTTGAAATACTGGAACAAAGAACCTTTCGAAATGTGTGCTAACGCTGCAATATCATCGGTCGAGGCCTGTTTATAATCTCTTTTAGAAAACACATGTAATCCTGACTGAATGATACGCTGTTGTTTTTCCACATCCAACTTGTAAAATGCTTGACACATAATAGTAACCCCCCTCTAACTAAATATTTTAACCTGTCCCACTTCATTAAAACTAAAGATTCCAAGGTAAAACAAATTGACACCAATTGGTAAATGGCGATCATTCCCCCTCCTCGATACCGCCTGAAACAACTCTTTTTATTTAAGTCTACTGGAATGACTCAACTAAACAACCCCCTGTGCACCTATAAAAAAGGCGCTCACATTTAACCTCTCATATTGTTTTGCTGCCATTTATTACTGCTTGATAAAACTTGGCCATGTCAAGCAAATAAAAAAGCAATACCCGTAAAATACGGATATTGCTTTCCAAATGATCGAACCATTATTCAGCTACAGGAACGACGGCATTGTCATACGTTTCAAGGATAAAATCACTTACTTCCTCAGAACGTAGCACTTCTACTAATTTTAAAATACGCTCATCGCCTTCATCACCACTGTTAACAGCAATCACGTTAGCGTACGGGTTATCTTCATCAGCTGTTTCAGTAAGAATAGCATCTTCAAGAGGGTTAAGACCCGCATCTAGTGCATAGTTTGAGTTAATAAGAATAGCGTCACCTTCGCCATTTTCGTAAGCGGTTGGTAGCAGCGCTGCTTCTACATTTGCAAGGAATTCAAAGTTATTTGGATTCTCTTCAATGTCATCGATCGTCGCATTAATACCAGCGCCTTCTGCTAGAGTAATAAGCCCCTCATTCTCAAGCATGGATAAAATACGCCCGTGATCTGCTACACTGTCACTCATAATAATTTCTGCGCCTTCAGGTAATGCCTCTACACTATCATAATCTTGAGAATACAAACCAATCGGTTCAATATGGATACCGCCTACATTAACGAAATCATAGCCGTGCTCTTCAATTTGACTCTCAAGATACGGAACGTGTTGGAAGTAGTTAGCATCTAATTCACCTTCGTCTAAAGCTTGATTAGGTAAAATATAGTCATTAAATGTGACAATTTCCAGCTCAACGCCTTCCTCTTCAAGAAGGTCTTCAGCGAATTCTAGAATTTCAGCATGAGGAATGTTAGAAGCTCCCACTACGATAGGCCCCTCTTCAACTTCTGCATTATTGGCCTCTTCATTATTTGTGTTATTTCCCGTTTCTTCTGTGTTGTTGTCTTCTTGTCCGCAAGCAGCTAGGACACCAACTGTTAACGTTACCGCTGTTAATGTTTTAAGCAATTTTTTCATAATGTTCTTACCCCCTAAGTTTTTTGAGCTTATCGCTTATCTAATTTATTTGTTAAATAATCACCTAACATTTGAAGTAAAAAGACGATTATTAAAACAATCACTGTCGCTACAAACGTAATATCTGGGTTGTTTCGCTGGAAACCATCCCGAAAAGCTAAATCACCTAATCCACCAGCACCGATCACGCCAGCCATTGCTGTATAACTGACGAGAGCAATCGCTGTCACTGTAATTCCTGATACAATCGCTGGCATTGATTCAGGTAACAAGACTTTTAAGACAATTTGGCTGTTACTAGCTCCCATCGCTTTCGATGCTTCTACAACACCTTTGTCAATCTCTCGTAGGCCAATCTGCACCATTCTTGCATAAAATGGTGCCGCACCAATAATGAGTGCCGGTAAGGCTGCAGAGGGG
The genomic region above belongs to Bacillus sp. A301a_S52 and contains:
- a CDS encoding SUF system NifU family Fe-S cluster assembly protein — its product is MSLGNQLDTLYRQVIMDHYKNPRNRGELEGDSLKVNMNNPTCGDRIQLQMQVNEGKIEDAKFVGEGCSISLSSASMMTQAVKGLPVDEALQMSAIFSKMMLGEEYDEGHFDLGDIEALQGVAKFPARIKCATLAWKAMEKGLEEEEQDETE
- a CDS encoding cysteine desulfurase; amino-acid sequence: MDIQAIREQFPILQQEVNGHPLVYLDSAATSQKPKQVIEAVNHYYNAYNSNVHRGVHTLGSLATDGYEGARETVRKFINAKSVEQVIFLRGTTTAINTVAASYGRANVGPDDEIVITPMEHHSNIIPWQQLAKATGATLKYIPLEEDGTLSLDKVEETITDKTKIVSVVHVSNVLGTINPIKEIADIAHKSGAVIMVDGAQAVPHMNVDVQDLDVDFYAFSGHKMCGPTGIGVLYGKKHLLKNMEPVEFGGEMIDFVDLYESTWKELPWKFEGGTPIIAGAIGLAEAIKFLDTIGLDNIKKHEQELASYAISELDKIDGITVYGPKKRAGVVTFNCDDVHPHDVATVLDAEGVAVRAGHHCAQPLMRWLDVTATARASFYLYNTKQDVDAFVKALIKTKEYFGDVFR
- the sufD gene encoding Fe-S cluster assembly protein SufD encodes the protein MTTEITFPVNQQDITSFSKDRNEPQWFSDLRLTSLDKALNLELPKPDKTKITKWNFTSFDFDAKVEESNSFSLLSEGVRSLIGNEKDIQNLLAQKNGVTTYKALHDDLNSKGVIFTDLKTALNEHEELVKKYFMKDAISLDENRLTAFHAALVNGGIFVYVPKNVEVELPLQAVYSHEGNFGLFNHVLIVADENSSVTYVENYLSEGSSTEAVANIVSEVYVENGAVVRYGAVDNLTETVTTYVNRRGQVTGRDAQLYWALGQMNDGNTVSENTTYLVGEGSYGDTKTVSIGRGKQTQNFTTNIIHFGKNSDGQILKHGVMKDAATSIFNGVSKIEHGATKANGEQTERVLMLSEKARGDANPILLIDEDDVTAGHAASVGKIDPLQMFYLMSRGLSRKEAERLIIHGFLEPVVGDLPIESVKEQLYDVIERKVY
- the sufC gene encoding Fe-S cluster assembly ATPase SufC, which encodes MTKPNLTVEDLHVSIEDKEILKGFGIEVNGGEIHAIMGPNGTGKSTLASALMGHPKYEVTEGKATLMGEDLFEMEVDERARAGLFLAMQYPSEVSGVTNADFIRSAMNSGREEGDEVSLMKFIRQMDEKMGTLEIDESFQHRYLNEGFSGGEKKRNEILQLLMLQPKIAILDEIDSGLDIDALKVVAKGINELRSEEFGCLIITHYQRLLNYIKPDFVHVMMQGRIVKSGGPELAHKLEEQGYDWIKEELGIEDETVGQE
- a CDS encoding carboxymuconolactone decarboxylase family protein, which encodes MEMENEYNSSIEAALHHYKEGMGYFSEQMPDIAHKYHTFTEACFAEGVLSQKEKQLIALGISINAQDEYCIIYHVKGCLDQGASREEILETVAVTGAFGGGAALSQGVTLVEEAIQELSGDMFS
- a CDS encoding alpha/beta hydrolase: MRYLTFGEKKKPVVVLIHGYGISWRMWLPQIESFRHSYFVVVPVLDGHDEENESDFISVERSAKAIINYIENMFHSNIFAICGTSLGATITVEILAQNKINVEKAIIDGGPLVPMNKVMLSLATKIRLRQNKRMRNGNRQMVKRMRKMFYPKLMAEEVFNTCARMSDTTCKNVQSSAFTYRLSSAIKNTKTKITYWYGSKETFFLKKSAEAISKILPSTQVKVFQGFDHGELCIGHPELYIQKSLSFFKGEAGF
- a CDS encoding alpha/beta hydrolase, giving the protein MRFEKFGDKSNPVIFLIHGGFVSWKMWLPHIKVFSKTYYVIVPVLDGHDEESDASFHSIEEAADKLIGYIENYHEARIFALCGVSLGGAIAAHILVQKRIIVEKAIIDGAPVAKTNKILYFTTTLLMRRLFKKMRAGENIYRKKFSFYPEGIADHAFHICRRMSDETMKNVQRSCHNHSIPQALDINTKIAYWYGSKEAFICKRMAKQMVKAVKNTRIDVFQGYGHGELCIGNPDLHIEKTREFFKTSS
- a CDS encoding TetR/AcrR family transcriptional regulator, whose amino-acid sequence is MCQAFYKLDVEKQQRIIQSGLHVFSKRDYKQASTDDIAALAHISKGSLFQYFKNKKSLYLFLYKYALKHIEEKVDSLFNYEEEDYFVILKTSLQLQMELQKKYPNLYQFFVKVNEEQHPELLTAIANINKEKEVCVYRKLYSCIDHKKFKEGTDIKKVDKMINWCFEGIWREMGNGQQSLEEIYQEIVDVIDFFKISVYKKEYLLQMEASDKAKFEEKVSR
- a CDS encoding MetQ/NlpA family ABC transporter substrate-binding protein → MKKLLKTLTAVTLTVGVLAACGQEDNNTEETGNNTNNEEANNAEVEEGPIVVGASNIPHAEILEFAEDLLEEEGVELEIVTFNDYILPNQALDEGELDANYFQHVPYLESQIEEHGYDFVNVGGIHIEPIGLYSQDYDSVEALPEGAEIIMSDSVADHGRILSMLENEGLITLAEGAGINATIDDIEENPNNFEFLANVEAALLPTAYENGEGDAILINSNYALDAGLNPLEDAILTETADEDNPYANVIAVNSGDEGDERILKLVEVLRSEEVSDFILETYDNAVVPVAE
- a CDS encoding ABC transporter permease — translated: MFENFYNEEGLFPNVNWDNMWVATEETLYMTAIALIFTFIFGVLLGLLLFLTERGQIWQNKVINFITALFVNVFRSIPFIILIVLLIPFTRSLVGTMLGPSAALPALIIGAAPFYARMVQIGLREIDKGVVEASKAMGASNSQIVLKVLLPESMPAIVSGITVTAIALVSYTAMAGVIGAGGLGDLAFRDGFQRNNPDITFVATVIVLIIVFLLQMLGDYLTNKLDKR